A single Calidifontibacter indicus DNA region contains:
- a CDS encoding LLM class flavin-dependent oxidoreductase, with the protein MQFGIFTVGDVTTDPVTGRTPTEHERIKATVAIAKKAEEVGLDVFATGEHHNPPFIAPANPTVLLANIAAQTERIVLTTSTTLITTNDPVRLAEDYAYLQHLCDGRMDLMLGRGNTGPVYPWFGRDIRDGIELAVENYALLHKLWREEQVNWQGKHRTPLQGFTSTPRPLDGIAPFVWHGSIRSPEIAEQAAYYGDGFANHIFWPKEHTQQMVQLYRRRFEHYGHGTAAQAIVGLGGQVFMRKNSQDAKREFTPYFDHAPVYGGGPSLETMTRETPLTVGSPQEVIERTLSFREYVGDYQRQLFLIDHAGLPLKTVLEQLDILGEEVVPVLRKEFAAMRPADVPDAPTHASLLAAAHAERNASEPTIVPSRD; encoded by the coding sequence ATGCAGTTCGGAATCTTCACCGTCGGCGACGTGACCACCGACCCGGTGACCGGCCGCACCCCGACCGAGCACGAGCGCATCAAGGCGACGGTCGCGATCGCGAAGAAGGCCGAAGAGGTCGGACTCGACGTGTTCGCCACGGGCGAGCACCACAACCCGCCGTTCATCGCCCCGGCGAACCCGACCGTCCTGCTCGCGAACATCGCCGCGCAGACCGAGCGCATCGTGCTCACCACGTCGACGACGCTGATCACCACCAACGACCCGGTGCGCCTCGCCGAGGACTACGCCTACCTGCAGCACCTCTGCGACGGCCGCATGGACCTCATGCTCGGCCGCGGCAACACCGGCCCGGTGTACCCGTGGTTCGGCCGCGACATCCGCGACGGCATCGAGCTCGCGGTCGAGAACTACGCCCTGCTGCACAAGCTGTGGCGCGAGGAGCAGGTCAACTGGCAGGGCAAGCACCGCACCCCGTTGCAGGGCTTCACCTCCACCCCGCGTCCGCTCGACGGCATCGCACCGTTCGTGTGGCACGGCTCGATCCGCAGCCCCGAGATCGCCGAGCAGGCCGCCTACTACGGCGACGGATTCGCCAACCACATCTTCTGGCCGAAGGAGCACACCCAGCAGATGGTGCAGCTCTATCGCCGCCGGTTCGAGCACTACGGACACGGCACCGCGGCCCAGGCCATCGTCGGCCTCGGCGGCCAGGTGTTCATGCGCAAGAACAGCCAGGACGCCAAGCGCGAGTTCACGCCGTACTTCGACCACGCGCCGGTCTACGGCGGCGGCCCGTCGCTGGAGACCATGACCCGCGAGACCCCGCTGACCGTGGGTTCGCCGCAGGAGGTCATCGAGCGCACGCTGAGCTTCCGCGAGTACGTCGGCGACTACCAGCGTCAGCTGTTCCTCATCGACCACGCCGGCCTGCCGTTGAAGACCGTGCTCGAGCAGCTCGACATCCTCGGCGAGGAGGTCGTGCCGGTGCTGCGCAAGGAGTTCGCCGCGATGCGTCCCGCCGACGTGCCGGACGCTCCGACGCACGCCTCGCTGTTGGCTGCGGCCCACGCGGAGCGGAATGCTTCGGAGCCCACCATTGTTCCATCGAGAGACTAA
- a CDS encoding aspartate aminotransferase family protein — protein MPVEINPQRIAELTEIEAAKLDKKTSKSKDMYERASVHLSGGVASSYQLRDPWPIYLEGGQGPKVWDVDGNEMWDFHNGFGSMVQGHAHPIIGKAIAERYPKGTHFAAPTEDAIVVGDELARRWNLPKWRYTNSGSESTMDAIRIARAYAGRDTVMKIFGSYHGHHDTVMVSIGVPYGEIGDKDNLKSLPYGAGIPDATVQMTVAVPFNDAEAMERRIIALDKEGRKPACVIMEAAMMNLGVVLPEPGYLEAVREITKKHGIVLIFDEVKTGLQVAAGGATERFGVLPDMVTLAKGLGAGLPTGAIGGSEEVMSVVEDGTVYQVGTYNGNPLGVAAMRANLLEVLTPDAYKHLGHLNDRIVGGCQDVVDKYDLPGYAVGIGSKGCVTFSPEKVVDYASYKAHQNGPLADLAWLYNMNRGIFMTPGREEEWTLSITHTDEAIDAYVSVFDEMARDLTVG, from the coding sequence ATGCCTGTAGAGATCAATCCGCAACGGATCGCCGAACTCACCGAGATCGAGGCGGCCAAGCTCGACAAGAAGACGTCCAAGTCGAAGGACATGTACGAGCGCGCCAGCGTGCACCTGTCCGGCGGTGTCGCGTCGTCCTACCAGCTGCGTGACCCGTGGCCGATCTACCTCGAGGGCGGCCAGGGGCCCAAGGTCTGGGACGTCGACGGCAACGAGATGTGGGACTTCCACAACGGCTTCGGGTCGATGGTGCAGGGTCACGCGCACCCGATCATCGGCAAGGCCATCGCAGAGCGCTACCCCAAGGGCACCCACTTCGCCGCCCCCACCGAAGACGCGATCGTCGTCGGTGACGAGCTGGCCCGCCGCTGGAACCTGCCTAAGTGGCGCTACACCAACTCCGGTTCCGAGTCGACGATGGACGCGATCCGCATCGCCCGCGCCTACGCCGGCCGCGACACCGTGATGAAGATCTTCGGCTCCTACCACGGCCACCACGACACCGTCATGGTCTCGATCGGCGTGCCCTACGGCGAGATCGGCGACAAGGACAACCTGAAGTCGCTGCCCTACGGCGCCGGCATCCCGGACGCCACGGTGCAGATGACCGTCGCGGTGCCGTTCAACGACGCCGAGGCGATGGAGCGCCGCATCATCGCCCTCGACAAGGAGGGCCGCAAGCCCGCCTGCGTGATCATGGAAGCCGCCATGATGAACCTCGGCGTCGTGCTCCCCGAGCCCGGCTACCTCGAGGCCGTCCGCGAGATCACCAAGAAGCACGGCATCGTGCTGATCTTCGACGAGGTCAAGACCGGTCTGCAGGTCGCCGCCGGTGGCGCCACCGAGCGCTTCGGCGTGCTGCCCGACATGGTCACCCTCGCCAAGGGTCTCGGCGCCGGTCTGCCCACCGGTGCGATCGGTGGCTCCGAAGAGGTCATGTCCGTCGTCGAGGACGGCACCGTCTACCAGGTCGGCACCTACAACGGAAACCCCCTCGGTGTCGCCGCGATGCGCGCCAACCTGCTCGAGGTGCTGACCCCCGACGCCTACAAGCACCTCGGCCACCTCAACGACCGCATCGTCGGTGGCTGCCAGGACGTCGTCGACAAGTACGACCTGCCCGGCTACGCCGTCGGCATCGGCTCCAAGGGTTGCGTCACGTTCTCCCCCGAGAAGGTCGTCGACTACGCCAGCTACAAGGCCCACCAGAACGGCCCGCTGGCCGACCTCGCGTGGCTCTACAACATGAACCGCGGCATCTTCATGACCCCGGGTCGTGAGGAGGAATGGACGCTGTCCATTACCCACACCGACGAGGCGATCGACGCGTACGTCTCGGTGTTCGACGAGATGGCCCGCGACCTCACGGTCGGCTGA
- a CDS encoding NADP-dependent oxidoreductase, with translation MTIPSKTREIHLASRPNGAPTPDNFRLVEVDLPPLQDGEILVANTVMSVDPYMRGRMNDVKSYVPPFQVDKPLDGGAVGTVIASKAEGFAEGDRVLHGLGWREHAVLPADRATRIEGSDFSDSAYLGVLGMPGLTAYAGLMAAAEFKPGDIVYVSGAAGAVGSLVGQIAKLSGASRVIGSAGSPEKVARLLELGFDAAFDYHDGPVRNLLKQAAPDGIDVYFDNVGGDHLEAAISSLNVDGRVAMCGAISQYNATEATPAPRNLALAIGKRLTLRGFIVGKYASLKDEFVATVGPWLADGSISWDETTRAGLDNAPQAFIDLLEGANTGKMVVTL, from the coding sequence ATGACCATTCCGAGCAAGACCCGTGAGATCCACCTGGCTTCCCGACCCAACGGCGCACCGACGCCCGACAACTTCCGGCTCGTCGAGGTCGACCTGCCGCCGTTGCAGGACGGCGAGATCCTCGTGGCCAACACCGTCATGTCGGTCGACCCGTACATGCGCGGACGGATGAACGACGTGAAGTCGTACGTGCCGCCCTTCCAGGTCGACAAGCCGCTCGACGGTGGGGCCGTCGGCACGGTGATCGCCTCCAAGGCAGAAGGATTCGCCGAGGGCGACCGCGTGCTGCACGGGCTCGGCTGGCGTGAGCACGCCGTCCTGCCGGCCGACCGAGCCACGCGCATCGAAGGGTCCGACTTCTCCGACAGCGCCTACCTGGGCGTGCTCGGCATGCCCGGCCTCACCGCGTACGCCGGGTTGATGGCCGCCGCCGAGTTCAAGCCGGGCGACATCGTCTACGTGTCGGGCGCCGCGGGCGCGGTCGGTTCGCTGGTCGGCCAGATCGCGAAGCTGTCGGGCGCCTCGCGGGTGATCGGTTCGGCCGGTTCACCGGAGAAGGTCGCGCGCCTGCTCGAACTCGGTTTCGACGCCGCCTTCGACTACCACGACGGCCCGGTGCGCAATCTGTTGAAGCAGGCGGCGCCCGACGGCATCGACGTCTACTTCGACAATGTCGGCGGCGACCACCTCGAGGCCGCGATCTCCAGCCTCAACGTCGACGGCCGGGTCGCGATGTGCGGCGCGATCTCGCAGTACAACGCCACCGAGGCGACCCCGGCCCCGCGCAACCTGGCGCTCGCGATCGGCAAGCGCCTCACCCTGCGCGGGTTCATCGTGGGCAAGTACGCCTCGCTCAAGGACGAATTCGTCGCGACCGTCGGCCCCTGGCTGGCCGACGGTTCGATCAGTTGGGACGAGACGACCCGCGCCGGTCTGGACAACGCCCCGCAGGCGTTCATCGACCTGCTCGAGGGCGCGAACACCGGAAAGATGGTCGTCACGCTCTGA
- a CDS encoding dihydrolipoyl dehydrogenase family protein has product MTDEYDFIVIGAGPVGENVAQYATEHSGLTAVLVESELLGGECSYYACMPSKALLRPIEIASDTKHLDGVTDAGVDLDGLLKRRDYWVSNYDDSGQVKWAEGAGLAVVRGSGRLTGERTVRVGDRTLSARRAVVVATGSTPVVPPEYADVAAWGSRDATGVQEVPERLVIVGGGVVACEAATWMAALGSRVTMLVRGDRLLANQESFASEVVLAALQDAGVDVRLGAKVTGCARSDARDTGLGRVHGGVVTVTLGDDTVEADEILLAVGRRPRLAELGLDERGLGTDPAKWPDWLVAVGDASGEAPLTHWGKYRARVIGERLAGGPAKEPDDVPVPQVVFTDPQVAQVGPLTSALPDAEVVRVPFNAAGGSALLRDDVTGWAQLAVDRSTRTVQAATFVGPQAGELLHAATIAIVGRVPVATLRHAVPSYPTASELWLRLLEELPREMRELAG; this is encoded by the coding sequence ATGACTGACGAATACGACTTCATCGTGATCGGCGCCGGCCCCGTCGGCGAGAACGTCGCGCAGTACGCCACCGAGCACTCCGGCCTCACCGCGGTGCTCGTCGAGAGCGAACTGCTCGGCGGGGAGTGCTCCTACTACGCGTGCATGCCGAGCAAGGCGCTGCTGCGACCCATCGAGATCGCCTCCGACACAAAGCATCTGGACGGCGTGACCGACGCCGGCGTCGACCTCGACGGCCTGTTGAAGCGGCGCGACTACTGGGTGTCGAACTACGACGACTCCGGCCAGGTGAAGTGGGCCGAGGGCGCCGGGCTCGCGGTCGTCCGCGGATCAGGACGCCTGACCGGTGAGCGGACGGTGCGGGTCGGCGACCGCACGCTGAGCGCCCGGCGTGCGGTGGTGGTGGCCACCGGCAGCACGCCGGTCGTGCCGCCGGAGTATGCGGACGTCGCCGCCTGGGGATCGCGAGATGCGACCGGGGTGCAGGAGGTGCCCGAGCGCCTCGTGATCGTCGGCGGCGGGGTCGTCGCCTGCGAGGCCGCCACCTGGATGGCCGCGCTCGGCAGCCGCGTCACGATGCTCGTGCGCGGCGACCGTCTGCTCGCGAACCAGGAGTCGTTCGCGTCCGAGGTCGTGCTGGCGGCGCTGCAGGACGCCGGTGTCGACGTGCGCCTCGGGGCGAAGGTCACCGGCTGCGCGCGGTCCGACGCCCGCGACACCGGACTCGGACGGGTGCACGGCGGCGTGGTCACGGTGACGCTCGGTGACGACACCGTCGAGGCCGACGAGATCCTGCTCGCTGTCGGCCGCCGACCGCGACTGGCCGAGCTCGGCCTCGACGAACGCGGGCTCGGCACCGACCCCGCCAAGTGGCCCGACTGGCTGGTGGCGGTCGGTGACGCGAGCGGCGAGGCGCCGTTGACCCACTGGGGCAAGTACCGCGCACGGGTGATCGGCGAGCGGCTCGCCGGCGGGCCGGCGAAGGAGCCCGACGACGTGCCGGTGCCGCAGGTCGTCTTCACCGATCCGCAAGTGGCACAGGTGGGTCCGCTCACCTCGGCGCTGCCCGACGCCGAGGTCGTGCGCGTGCCGTTCAACGCCGCCGGCGGCTCGGCGCTGCTGCGCGACGACGTCACCGGCTGGGCCCAACTCGCCGTCGATCGCAGCACCCGCACCGTGCAGGCGGCCACCTTCGTCGGTCCGCAGGCCGGCGAGCTGCTGCACGCCGCCACCATCGCGATCGTCGGACGCGTGCCCGTCGCCACGCTGCGGCACGCCGTGCCCAGCTATCCGACCGCGTCCGAGCTGTGGCTGCGGTTGCTCGAGGAACTGCCGCGGGAGATGCGCGAACTCGCCGGTTGA
- a CDS encoding glycosyltransferase family 2 protein encodes MPVRHGVVAIVPAKDEAERISSTVRAVAALPHTMTVIVVDDGSADETATLAADAGAYVSRHPHTMGKATAMATGVQYAQQLGYARSPVLFVDADLEDSAGAITPIVEPVLEGAADLTIANLPKQKTAGGGSGRVVRLARDGIEQATGRRVEQPLSGQRCLNPAALEAALPFASGWGVEVGMTIDVLNAGLRVEEVPVELHHRVTGTDLRAKLHRAAQFRDVWFALRRRR; translated from the coding sequence ATGCCGGTCCGGCACGGAGTCGTCGCGATCGTCCCGGCCAAGGACGAGGCCGAACGGATCAGTTCCACCGTGCGTGCGGTGGCCGCGCTGCCGCACACCATGACGGTGATCGTGGTCGACGACGGGTCGGCCGACGAGACCGCCACGCTGGCCGCCGACGCGGGCGCCTACGTCAGCCGGCACCCGCACACCATGGGCAAGGCCACCGCGATGGCCACCGGGGTGCAGTACGCCCAGCAGCTCGGCTACGCCCGCAGCCCCGTGCTGTTCGTCGACGCCGACCTCGAGGACTCCGCGGGGGCGATCACCCCGATCGTCGAGCCGGTGCTCGAGGGTGCTGCCGACCTCACGATCGCGAACCTGCCGAAGCAGAAGACCGCCGGCGGCGGCAGCGGACGCGTGGTGCGCCTGGCCCGTGACGGCATCGAGCAGGCCACCGGACGCCGCGTCGAACAACCGTTGTCGGGGCAGCGCTGCCTCAACCCGGCCGCCCTCGAAGCCGCCTTGCCGTTCGCCTCGGGCTGGGGCGTCGAGGTCGGCATGACGATCGACGTGCTCAACGCCGGACTGCGGGTCGAGGAGGTGCCGGTCGAACTGCACCACCGCGTCACCGGCACCGACCTGCGCGCGAAGCTGCACCGTGCGGCGCAGTTCCGCGACGTGTGGTTCGCGCTGAGGCGCCGACGATGA
- a CDS encoding lipoate--protein ligase family protein has translation MRGEYKVPGGKLVAVDLQVQDGRLAQVHISGDFFLEPEEALFDIDAALNGMPTDAGVDQLSSAISGAVGKDTSFIGFSPEAVGIAVRRALGKATGWHDHTFDVIPARTMHPAMHVALDEVIGREVSRGERPPTLRFWDWDSPLVVIGSFQSVKNEIDPDGAAKHGIGVVRRVSGGGAMFMEPGNCITYSLVVPTSLVEGLSFERSYSFLDDWVIEALAEVGVNAHFVPLNDIASDQGKIGGAAQKRFAPVDGGTGAVLHHVTMSYDIDADKMLEVLRIGREKMSDKGHRSANKRVDPMRSQTGMTREAILDSFLATFEKRYATTRSEYSPAELDAAQKLVDEKFSTPEWTHRVP, from the coding sequence ATGCGTGGTGAATACAAGGTGCCGGGCGGCAAGTTGGTCGCCGTCGATCTCCAGGTGCAGGACGGCCGGTTGGCCCAGGTGCACATCTCGGGTGACTTCTTCCTCGAACCCGAGGAGGCGCTGTTCGACATCGACGCGGCGCTCAACGGGATGCCCACCGATGCCGGTGTCGATCAACTGAGTTCGGCGATCAGCGGAGCCGTCGGCAAGGACACCTCGTTCATCGGGTTCTCCCCCGAGGCCGTCGGCATCGCCGTCCGTCGCGCACTCGGCAAGGCGACCGGCTGGCACGACCACACCTTCGACGTCATCCCGGCCCGCACGATGCACCCGGCGATGCACGTCGCGCTCGACGAGGTCATCGGACGCGAGGTGTCGCGCGGCGAGCGGCCGCCGACCCTGCGCTTCTGGGACTGGGACTCCCCGTTGGTCGTCATCGGGTCGTTCCAGTCGGTGAAGAACGAGATCGATCCGGACGGCGCGGCCAAGCACGGCATCGGCGTGGTGCGGCGAGTGTCGGGCGGCGGCGCGATGTTCATGGAGCCGGGCAACTGCATCACCTACTCGCTCGTCGTGCCGACCTCGTTGGTCGAGGGCCTGAGCTTCGAGCGGTCGTACTCCTTCCTGGACGACTGGGTGATCGAGGCGCTGGCGGAGGTAGGTGTCAACGCCCACTTCGTGCCGTTGAACGACATCGCCAGCGACCAGGGCAAGATCGGCGGCGCCGCGCAGAAGCGGTTCGCGCCGGTCGACGGCGGCACCGGTGCGGTGCTGCACCACGTGACGATGAGCTACGACATCGACGCCGACAAGATGCTCGAGGTGCTCCGCATCGGCCGCGAGAAGATGAGCGACAAGGGCCACCGCTCGGCGAACAAGCGGGTCGACCCGATGCGGTCGCAGACCGGCATGACCCGCGAGGCGATCCTCGACTCGTTCCTCGCCACCTTCGAGAAGCGCTACGCGACAACGCGATCCGAGTACTCCCCGGCCGAGCTGGACGCGGCGCAGAAGCTCGTCGACGAGAAGTTCTCCACACCGGAGTGGACGCACCGCGTGCCGTGA
- a CDS encoding tetratricopeptide repeat protein produces the protein MVDEFERFQYAQRLFEQRRFAPAAKELEAILASDEGKGRADVRELHLRSLYHSAQLTKAEAVARAIIAEDPADAYAVVVLGRTLYRQRRYEEAEGYLRRAEAFGISTV, from the coding sequence ATGGTCGATGAGTTCGAGAGGTTCCAGTACGCACAGCGGTTGTTCGAGCAGCGCAGGTTCGCGCCGGCAGCCAAGGAACTCGAAGCGATCCTGGCGTCCGACGAAGGTAAGGGGCGCGCCGACGTACGCGAGTTGCACCTGCGCTCGCTCTACCACTCGGCCCAGCTGACCAAGGCCGAGGCGGTCGCTCGCGCGATCATTGCCGAGGACCCCGCCGATGCTTACGCCGTGGTCGTGCTCGGTCGCACCCTCTACCGCCAGCGGCGGTACGAGGAGGCCGAGGGCTATCTGCGACGCGCCGAGGCGTTCGGGATCTCGACGGTCTGA
- a CDS encoding DUF5926 family protein: MGKASRRKAENKAAGTKQQKVKPVPYVGRPFADLPDEAQWVAMREIVPAATAPVTVEVDGASHDITLATVLPMAWPAMKRDNGDVFVAIQSLTGSGDASRDLGEVVRAALALPDGMPLEYPPKATADSPRMQDLVRSDALEVTVQEGFDFWLDEAELDEEGRASMDRANESVSPTVRMKDVPSAYWCRIGQRTYVRWILEADENRATDALARLHAAGESGLGDGRLLGAFRAYGLLVPVWEVDAATEAAEHDCAMGELAQRFERALAVDTPLTPEERRARNGVVSRQITLR, from the coding sequence ATGGGCAAGGCCTCGCGTCGCAAAGCAGAGAACAAGGCAGCCGGCACCAAGCAGCAGAAGGTGAAGCCGGTTCCGTACGTCGGTCGACCGTTCGCCGACCTCCCGGACGAAGCGCAATGGGTCGCGATGCGCGAGATCGTGCCGGCGGCCACCGCTCCGGTGACGGTCGAGGTCGACGGCGCGAGCCACGACATCACGCTCGCCACCGTGCTGCCGATGGCGTGGCCGGCGATGAAGCGTGACAACGGCGACGTGTTCGTCGCGATCCAGTCGCTCACCGGGTCGGGCGACGCCTCCCGCGACCTCGGCGAGGTCGTGCGTGCGGCCCTGGCCCTGCCCGACGGCATGCCGTTGGAGTACCCGCCGAAGGCCACCGCCGACAGCCCCCGGATGCAGGACCTCGTGCGTTCCGACGCGCTCGAGGTCACCGTGCAGGAGGGTTTCGACTTCTGGCTCGACGAGGCCGAGCTCGACGAAGAAGGCCGCGCGTCGATGGACCGCGCCAACGAGTCGGTGTCGCCCACCGTCCGGATGAAGGACGTGCCGTCGGCCTACTGGTGCCGCATCGGCCAGCGCACCTACGTGCGGTGGATCCTCGAGGCCGACGAGAACCGCGCGACCGACGCGCTCGCCCGCTTGCACGCCGCCGGCGAGAGCGGGTTGGGCGACGGACGCCTGCTCGGCGCGTTCCGCGCGTACGGCCTGTTGGTGCCGGTGTGGGAGGTCGACGCGGCGACCGAAGCGGCCGAACACGACTGTGCCATGGGCGAACTCGCGCAGCGCTTCGAGCGCGCGCTCGCCGTCGACACGCCCCTGACGCCCGAGGAGCGGCGCGCCCGCAACGGTGTCGTGAGCCGCCAGATCACCCTGCGCTGA
- a CDS encoding MmcQ/YjbR family DNA-binding protein → MAHPTMFADDDALLARVRQIALTFPEAKERVSHGSPNWFHRKTFASWRAHIKGEHDSTRLNRALCFLPDEQERAALLEDDRFHVPAYIGHAGWLVLDLAHHLGEPGRTQLRADDPDGVDWDEVGELIDMSYCNTAPKKLVALLDAR, encoded by the coding sequence ATGGCCCACCCGACGATGTTCGCCGACGACGATGCTCTGCTCGCGCGGGTGCGGCAGATTGCGCTGACGTTCCCGGAGGCAAAGGAGCGGGTGTCGCACGGCAGCCCGAACTGGTTTCACCGCAAGACCTTCGCCTCGTGGCGGGCGCACATCAAAGGTGAACACGACTCGACCCGGCTCAACCGGGCGCTCTGCTTCCTGCCCGACGAGCAGGAGCGGGCGGCATTGCTCGAGGACGATCGGTTCCACGTGCCGGCGTATATCGGCCACGCCGGGTGGCTCGTGCTCGACCTCGCCCACCACCTCGGCGAACCCGGCCGCACGCAGCTGCGCGCTGACGACCCGGACGGCGTCGACTGGGACGAGGTGGGTGAGCTGATCGACATGTCGTATTGCAACACGGCTCCGAAGAAGCTGGTGGCGTTGCTCGACGCGCGGTAG
- a CDS encoding FMN reductase, with protein sequence MTELVVISAGLRSPSSTRLLADQLAQAARTQLLGADVSEVEVHHIEVREHAHAIADALLTGFPTGALADDLRAVTEADALVVVTPTFQASFSGLFKSFLDLVEEGTLRGTPVLLGATGGSERHSLVIDHALRPLFAYMGAFALPTGVYAATSDFGGEGAAALERRIERAAGELRTVLAGNSIRKPKVDEFADFTPFDQLLGSIG encoded by the coding sequence ATGACCGAGCTCGTCGTCATCAGTGCCGGGCTGCGCTCGCCCTCGTCGACGCGGTTGCTGGCCGACCAGTTGGCGCAGGCCGCTCGCACCCAGCTGCTGGGGGCCGACGTCAGCGAGGTCGAGGTGCATCACATCGAGGTGCGTGAACACGCCCACGCGATCGCCGACGCATTGCTCACCGGTTTCCCGACCGGCGCGCTGGCCGACGACCTACGCGCGGTGACCGAGGCCGATGCCCTGGTCGTCGTGACCCCGACCTTCCAGGCGTCCTTCTCGGGCCTGTTCAAGTCGTTCCTCGACCTGGTCGAGGAGGGCACGCTGCGCGGCACCCCGGTGCTGCTCGGCGCGACCGGCGGATCCGAGCGGCACTCGCTGGTCATCGACCACGCGCTGCGCCCGCTGTTCGCCTACATGGGTGCATTCGCGCTGCCGACCGGTGTCTACGCCGCCACCTCCGACTTCGGCGGTGAGGGCGCAGCCGCCCTGGAGCGCCGCATCGAGCGTGCCGCCGGCGAACTGCGAACCGTGCTGGCGGGCAACAGCATCCGCAAGCCGAAGGTCGACGAGTTCGCAGATTTCACCCCGTTCGATCAGCTCCTGGGTTCCATCGGCTGA
- a CDS encoding LLM class flavin-dependent oxidoreductase, translating into MSGNTYRNPTLLAKVVTALDVVSHGRAQLGIGAGWFELEHDCLGYEFGTFTDRFERLEESLNIVLPMLRGEKPSLEGKWYRVHEAVNSPAPLSRIPVMIGGGGEKKTLRMVAQYADESNIICAPDEVARKLKALDDHCAALGRDRSEITVSYQTSCVIAPTKEQAEQELEDAIARTPELGGRRGGVIVGGPQEVAGTYRKLLDLGVDGFTANMPANGHIPGRVSLLGETLAPLIAA; encoded by the coding sequence GTGAGCGGCAACACCTACCGCAACCCGACGCTGCTCGCGAAGGTCGTCACTGCCTTGGACGTCGTGAGCCACGGACGTGCCCAGCTCGGCATCGGTGCCGGCTGGTTCGAGCTCGAACACGACTGTCTCGGTTACGAATTCGGCACCTTCACCGACCGCTTCGAGCGGTTGGAGGAGTCGCTGAACATTGTGCTTCCGATGCTGCGCGGCGAGAAGCCGTCACTCGAGGGCAAGTGGTACCGCGTGCACGAGGCGGTCAACAGCCCGGCGCCGCTGAGCCGCATCCCGGTGATGATCGGCGGCGGTGGCGAGAAGAAGACGCTGCGGATGGTGGCGCAGTATGCCGACGAGTCGAACATCATCTGCGCGCCCGACGAGGTGGCCCGCAAACTCAAGGCGCTCGACGACCACTGCGCAGCGCTCGGCCGCGACCGCAGCGAGATCACCGTCAGCTACCAGACCAGCTGCGTGATCGCGCCGACCAAGGAGCAAGCCGAACAGGAACTCGAGGACGCGATCGCCCGCACCCCCGAGCTGGGCGGACGGCGTGGCGGCGTGATCGTCGGCGGACCGCAGGAGGTCGCCGGCACCTACCGCAAGCTGCTCGACCTCGGCGTCGACGGGTTCACCGCCAACATGCCCGCCAACGGCCACATCCCCGGACGCGTCAGCCTCCTGGGTGAGACGCTGGCGCCGCTGATCGCGGCTTGA
- a CDS encoding GNAT family N-acetyltransferase: protein MSDRLEVTVSNHPVRNRWEAITTNGDAAGYIEYASTEDVVVLEHVVVQPKYEGHGVGSTLVRQALDEVRAEGSRAVVPLCPFARTWITKHPEYIPLVYGEAAPAAD, encoded by the coding sequence GTGAGCGACCGGCTCGAGGTCACCGTCAGCAACCATCCCGTGCGCAACCGCTGGGAGGCCATCACGACCAACGGCGACGCGGCCGGCTACATCGAGTACGCGTCCACCGAGGACGTCGTCGTGCTGGAACACGTTGTCGTGCAACCGAAGTACGAAGGTCACGGTGTCGGCAGCACCCTCGTCCGACAGGCGTTGGACGAGGTGCGCGCAGAGGGCTCGCGGGCGGTGGTGCCGCTGTGTCCGTTCGCGCGGACGTGGATCACCAAGCACCCCGAGTACATCCCGCTGGTCTACGGCGAGGCCGCCCCCGCGGCTGACTGA